From the genome of Alphaproteobacteria bacterium:
TCTCCAGGCGCTCGAGCCCTACATCGATTTTCCGACCGGTAGTCAAGGCTTTCTCGCGCCGCTCGACCGCTGGATCGATGCGCCGCGTCTGGTCCGCCGCCTTGCCGACGAGACACGCGAGGAGGGGGGAGATGTCCGCGAAGGCAGCGCCGTCACCGGATTTATTTTCGATGGCGAAAGCGTCGTCGGCGTGGAGGTCGGTGCGGCCCGTGTCGTTGCTCCGATCGTCGTCTTGACGGCCGGGACCGGCCTGCCGGCCCTTGCGGCGCGGGCGCGCCGCAGCTTGGCACAGCCGTTGCCAGTACGGCTATCCCCTGGTCTCCTTGTCGATACGCCACCCCTGGAGCGGGCGTGGCTACGGCACGTCGTCTATTTTCCCGATGGTGCGGGTTTTCATGCGCGACCGACGTTCGACGGTGGAGTCTGCGTCGGCGCTGACGACATCGACGAACAGCATGGCGGCGCGAACGGCACGACGATGCTCAGCGGAACCACAGCCCTCCTGCACCGGGCCTCCGAGTACCTGCCTGGGTTTCCGGCCCTCGAATTTGCGTCGAGGGCACATGCCCGCATTGGCGTGCGGCCGATGCCCGAAGACGGTCTCCCTATTGTCGGCGCCCTCGCGGCGACCCCGGGGGTGTACGTAGTAGCGACCCATTCGGGCATCACGCTGGGGCCGCACCTGGGCGACCTCGTCGCGCGGGAATTGGTTTTGGGTGAACGTCAAGCCGACCTAGAGCCCTATCGCCCTCAACGCTTTGGCCAA
Proteins encoded in this window:
- a CDS encoding FAD-binding oxidoreductase codes for the protein MADVVVVGGGILGVSVAYAVSRLGQRVVLLEERTLASGTTGASFAWLNATAKADDQAYHRLNRRGIGRHLDLAAMWGEETVGLAGTGSIHWSHPGAPDGGPVAVMARAEYLENWGYPIVALDRSTLQALEPYIDFPTGSQGFLAPLDRWIDAPRLVRRLADETREEGGDVREGSAVTGFIFDGESVVGVEVGAARVVAPIVVLTAGTGLPALAARARRSLAQPLPVRLSPGLLVDTPPLERAWLRHVVYFPDGAGFHARPTFDGGVCVGADDIDEQHGGANGTTMLSGTTALLHRASEYLPGFPALEFASRAHARIGVRPMPEDGLPIVGALAATPGVYVVATHSGITLGPHLGDLVARELVLGERQADLEPYRPQRFGQ